In the Candidatus Bathyarchaeia archaeon genome, one interval contains:
- the rrp4 gene encoding exosome complex RNA-binding protein Rrp4 yields MPIYHEKRQLVTPGDLLAENDYINGENTYRENGKIYATRVGLFDHDEKRVFVVALKAFYIPMVGDTVIGKVLEVTLGGWIVDIRAPYVAMLRASDALERPVRPQRDDLPALFDVGEMMIAKIVAYDRTRDPLLTVLERGLGKVTRGQVIEITPTKIPRVIGKKGSMVTTIKNETGCQVSIGQNGRIAIMGKTPEDERLAIMAIRLVEQEAHTSGLTDRVTEMLRKEKGEKSKKEVVEDVPKET; encoded by the coding sequence ATGCCGATTTATCATGAAAAGAGACAACTCGTTACACCAGGCGACTTGCTGGCTGAAAACGATTACATAAACGGGGAAAACACGTACAGGGAGAACGGAAAAATCTACGCGACTAGAGTCGGCTTATTCGACCACGATGAAAAACGAGTTTTCGTGGTTGCGTTGAAGGCGTTCTACATTCCCATGGTCGGCGACACGGTCATCGGCAAAGTGCTTGAAGTAACGTTGGGCGGATGGATTGTTGACATCAGAGCACCATACGTGGCCATGTTACGAGCTTCAGATGCACTTGAGCGACCTGTCAGACCTCAGAGGGACGACTTGCCAGCGCTATTCGACGTAGGCGAGATGATGATCGCTAAAATAGTGGCTTATGATCGAACCCGCGACCCATTGCTTACAGTTCTAGAGCGTGGGCTTGGAAAGGTTACCAGAGGCCAAGTCATCGAAATCACGCCTACAAAGATTCCACGAGTCATCGGAAAGAAAGGTTCAATGGTGACAACGATCAAGAACGAGACAGGTTGTCAAGTAAGCATTGGGCAAAACGGAAGAATTGCGATCATGGGCAAGACGCCTGAAGACGAACGCTTAGCCATCATGGCTATCCGACTGGTTGAACAGGAAGCCCACACGAGTGGGCTGACTGACAGAGTTACTGAAATGTTACGTAAGGAAAAAGGTGAAAAATCCAAGAAGGAGGTAGTTGAAGATGTCCCAAAAGAAACCTGA
- a CDS encoding ribosome assembly factor SBDS — MSQQRYTIARLTHEGEHFEILVKPDQALDYRLGKINALSEALVSDTIYTDANKGTRPSEDKLKKAFGTNDTLKIAEQILRHGMLQLTTDQRRHMIEEKRKQIVAFIARYSVDPRTNLPHPPMRIEQAMQQIHYSIDPFKETEEQAKEIIKLLRPMLPLKTELVSVNVRIPATYASKTYGAVKGFGTIKREEWRADGSWFAVVEMPAGLYGPFLEKLGELTKGAAEAKIG; from the coding sequence ATGAGTCAGCAGCGCTACACGATTGCACGCCTAACTCATGAAGGCGAACACTTCGAAATCCTGGTTAAACCTGATCAAGCCCTAGACTACCGGCTTGGCAAAATCAATGCTCTATCCGAAGCGTTGGTAAGCGACACTATCTATACAGACGCGAATAAAGGCACAAGGCCATCTGAAGATAAGCTGAAGAAAGCGTTTGGCACAAACGACACTCTCAAAATAGCCGAGCAGATTCTGCGCCATGGAATGCTCCAGTTAACTACAGATCAGCGCCGTCACATGATCGAGGAGAAAAGAAAGCAGATTGTGGCTTTCATAGCACGTTACAGCGTTGACCCTCGTACGAATCTGCCGCATCCGCCCATGCGTATTGAACAGGCAATGCAGCAAATTCACTATTCAATCGACCCATTCAAGGAAACCGAGGAACAAGCCAAAGAAATAATCAAACTTCTTCGTCCCATGTTACCGCTGAAGACCGAGCTGGTATCGGTTAACGTTCGCATACCTGCAACATATGCTAGTAAGACTTATGGAGCAGTCAAAGGCTTCGGAACAATAAAACGTGAAGAATGGCGTGCAGACGGCTCATGGTTTGCAGTCGTGGAAATGCCTGCAGGCTTATACGGACCTTTTCTCGAAAAACTGGGCGAATTAACTAAGGGCGCCGCAGAAGCAAAAATTGGTTGA
- a CDS encoding archaeal proteasome endopeptidase complex subunit alpha, translated as MSVFAAPGAYDRAITVFSPDGRLFQVEYALETVNRGATILGITCSEGIVLGAEERKESALQDERFMWKLFEVDQHLGAAVVGLGSDARILIDQARVYAQSNKLMYDEPIDVEVVAKRVGDIKQLYTQHAGVRPFGVSIIFGGTDKTGSRLFVTDPSGSIRGWKAVAFGVGRETVEGILKTDYNETMGLEAATQLTVKALIKAQEARGEKPGVKIAVIPTSTKKMVTLTDAEVEKYMKPS; from the coding sequence ATGTCCGTGTTTGCGGCGCCTGGAGCATACGACCGCGCCATTACAGTGTTCTCACCTGACGGACGGCTGTTCCAAGTTGAATACGCGCTTGAAACGGTTAATCGCGGAGCGACAATACTGGGTATAACGTGCTCCGAAGGAATAGTCCTCGGAGCTGAAGAAAGAAAAGAGTCCGCTCTGCAAGACGAAAGATTCATGTGGAAGCTGTTCGAAGTTGACCAACACTTGGGAGCAGCGGTTGTAGGCTTAGGCTCAGATGCCCGCATCCTAATCGATCAGGCTAGAGTTTACGCACAAAGCAACAAACTCATGTACGACGAACCAATCGATGTTGAAGTGGTTGCCAAACGAGTAGGCGACATCAAACAACTCTACACACAGCACGCAGGCGTAAGACCATTCGGCGTTTCCATAATATTCGGTGGAACAGATAAGACAGGCAGCAGACTTTTCGTAACTGACCCCAGCGGATCCATACGAGGATGGAAAGCAGTAGCCTTCGGTGTCGGAAGAGAAACAGTGGAAGGCATCCTCAAAACCGATTACAACGAAACCATGGGACTTGAAGCTGCCACGCAGTTGACTGTCAAAGCCTTGATAAAAGCACAGGAAGCCAGAGGCGAAAAGCCCGGCGTCAAAATCGCTGTTATTCCAACATCAACCAAGAAGATGGTAACTCTTACGGATGCTGAAGTCGAGAAATACATGAAGCCCAGCTGA
- a CDS encoding DUF1326 domain-containing protein, giving the protein MSINWNLSGSYFETCNCEPACPCVFLSPPTTGECTLLIAWHIDNGKYGDVKLDDLNAVLAVHSPGHMAKVKWKVALYLDNKADQPQKDALTQIFSGQAGGNPAALGPSIGQVLGVKSVDIKYELNGKKRSLSIPNIAEAEIEALAGQDGSEVTIKNHPLTAVPGEPAVVAKSKRLSYHDYGLKWELSEKNGFYSPFRYKGP; this is encoded by the coding sequence ATGTCTATTAATTGGAACCTCTCCGGAAGTTACTTTGAGACCTGTAACTGTGAACCAGCGTGCCCCTGTGTTTTCCTGAGTCCCCCTACCACTGGTGAATGCACACTCCTCATCGCTTGGCACATCGACAATGGCAAATACGGAGATGTCAAACTAGATGACCTCAACGCCGTATTGGCCGTGCATTCGCCCGGACACATGGCTAAAGTAAAGTGGAAAGTTGCACTTTATCTCGACAACAAAGCAGATCAGCCACAGAAGGATGCACTGACGCAAATATTCTCAGGTCAAGCTGGTGGAAATCCAGCGGCCTTGGGACCGTCCATCGGCCAAGTGCTTGGAGTCAAGAGCGTAGACATTAAATATGAGCTAAATGGAAAAAAGCGAAGCCTCAGTATTCCAAACATCGCCGAAGCAGAGATTGAAGCTCTAGCGGGTCAAGACGGTTCCGAGGTTACGATTAAAAACCACCCGCTAACCGCCGTTCCTGGAGAACCCGCTGTAGTTGCGAAATCCAAGAGGCTAAGCTACCACGATTATGGGCTTAAGTGGGAACTTTCAGAAAAAAATGGGTTCTACTCACCATTCAGATACAAGGGCCCGTGA
- a CDS encoding DUF2182 domain-containing protein, which translates to MGSTHHSDTRARDSFFTSDSVALPVAIGLIVAAAFAWYAAYYLMNSAVGMNTSSDIVPSALPISGMSMLFSTFDLGVFSLFVLAWTVGMLAMMFPTMIPVGSFYFKTMEKTGLSSKAAKTVGIMIFLGGYLILYVVLGFAAYFAVFVAFQLGAIFPSSSTYSTQVAGIVLVGAGVWQFTPYKDTCVKHCVSPLGFFLTHAKNGLGGALRMGVEHGFYCVGCCYLYMIVMLSVAAMSLPSMALLAIVITLEKVIVKGAKWFTWLVGTGFITLGIAVWFVPELLLIV; encoded by the coding sequence ATGGGTTCTACTCACCATTCAGATACAAGGGCCCGTGACAGTTTCTTTACGTCGGATTCTGTTGCCCTACCAGTAGCAATTGGGCTAATCGTTGCTGCTGCTTTTGCTTGGTACGCGGCTTACTATCTAATGAACTCAGCGGTCGGCATGAATACGAGCAGTGACATAGTTCCGTCGGCGCTTCCTATATCTGGTATGTCAATGCTGTTCTCGACGTTTGACTTGGGAGTTTTCTCACTTTTTGTTCTAGCATGGACGGTGGGTATGCTTGCTATGATGTTTCCGACCATGATACCTGTTGGTTCTTTCTACTTCAAGACAATGGAGAAGACTGGTTTGTCATCGAAAGCAGCTAAGACTGTTGGCATCATGATTTTTCTGGGCGGCTACCTTATTCTCTACGTTGTCCTCGGTTTCGCAGCGTATTTTGCTGTATTTGTAGCCTTCCAGCTAGGCGCGATTTTTCCGTCGTCATCGACATATTCAACCCAGGTTGCTGGGATTGTCCTGGTGGGTGCGGGTGTGTGGCAGTTTACTCCGTATAAAGACACGTGTGTTAAACACTGCGTTTCTCCTTTGGGTTTCTTTCTAACACATGCTAAGAACGGTCTTGGTGGAGCTTTGAGAATGGGTGTTGAACATGGATTTTATTGTGTCGGGTGCTGCTATCTTTACATGATAGTGATGCTTTCGGTTGCGGCCATGAGTCTTCCCTCAATGGCGCTATTGGCCATCGTAATAACTTTGGAAAAGGTTATCGTCAAGGGGGCAAAATGGTTCACATGGCTCGTTGGAACTGGTTTCATAACCTTGGGCATAGCAGTCTGGTTTGTACCAGAACTCCTGCTAATTGTCTAG
- a CDS encoding SCP2 sterol-binding domain-containing protein, with translation MNRTTFRELIASMADVFDSKAAGDLSATVQFRASGKEPGDYYLSIENGKCTFHEGVANSPTATIHTPSEVWIAITSGEMDPALAYMRGKFRVEGDLGLLLKMREIFKRS, from the coding sequence ATGAACCGCACGACTTTCCGCGAATTAATCGCAAGCATGGCTGATGTGTTCGATTCCAAGGCAGCTGGCGATCTTTCTGCCACGGTTCAGTTTCGCGCGTCGGGCAAGGAGCCCGGAGACTACTATCTAAGCATTGAGAATGGCAAGTGCACTTTTCATGAAGGTGTTGCCAACTCACCCACAGCCACGATTCATACGCCATCTGAGGTGTGGATTGCCATCACTTCAGGCGAGATGGACCCTGCTCTAGCCTACATGCGGGGCAAGTTCCGTGTCGAAGGCGACCTAGGTTTGCTCCTGAAAATGCGAGAGATTTTCAAACGTAGTTGA
- a CDS encoding nucleotide sugar dehydrogenase, protein MLGKIVVVGMGYAGIPIAALFADTPGFTVVGVQRRSKRSGWKIDWLNEGKNPIGGDEPGLSELISRVVKKGAFKVVDDISTCRDAEAVLIDVQTPTDVDKTPNYDSLKEVSETVGKFMSTGTLVVVESTVAPGTTDNIVKPILEKSSGLKAGKDFYLAFCYERVMVGRLIKNMVELSRIVGGVDEESTKRAMELYSHIVKAKLFPTDALTAEVTKVVENTYRDVNIAFANEVALICESLGVDVFKVRELVNTLPNDSSNPASNPIRNMHYPGAGVGGHCLPKDGWLLKYGLDAFGKFKLFPKIIVSTREVNDSMPRHVVDLIEDALAEHDRKLKGAKVAILGVAFLENCDDTRNTPSAEIYSELRKRGAQPILHDPIVRDFDLPFTKDLDEALSKADAVVISTKHKEYLKLDLSELKTKLATPVLVDGRNAFDEDAAVRAGLTYRGVGKGTRKS, encoded by the coding sequence ATGCTAGGAAAGATAGTCGTTGTAGGCATGGGATACGCGGGCATACCCATCGCCGCACTTTTTGCTGATACACCTGGATTTACCGTTGTAGGCGTGCAACGCAGATCCAAACGCTCTGGATGGAAAATAGACTGGCTCAATGAAGGCAAGAATCCTATTGGCGGAGACGAGCCGGGATTATCTGAACTGATTTCGCGCGTGGTGAAGAAGGGCGCATTCAAGGTTGTCGATGATATTTCGACATGCCGAGACGCTGAAGCAGTTTTGATTGATGTGCAGACGCCCACAGATGTTGACAAGACACCTAATTATGACTCGCTCAAAGAAGTCAGCGAAACCGTTGGCAAATTCATGAGCACCGGTACACTTGTTGTTGTCGAATCCACGGTGGCGCCTGGCACAACCGACAATATTGTCAAACCCATTTTGGAGAAGTCATCAGGCCTGAAAGCGGGCAAAGACTTCTATCTCGCATTCTGCTACGAACGAGTCATGGTTGGACGATTGATCAAGAACATGGTAGAGCTCTCCCGAATAGTTGGAGGCGTGGATGAAGAAAGCACAAAACGCGCCATGGAACTGTACTCACACATTGTCAAAGCCAAACTTTTTCCCACTGATGCTCTCACCGCAGAAGTGACAAAAGTTGTGGAGAACACATACAGAGACGTCAACATCGCATTCGCAAACGAAGTGGCTTTGATCTGTGAGAGCCTTGGAGTCGATGTGTTCAAGGTGCGCGAACTAGTTAATACGCTGCCCAACGATTCGTCAAATCCAGCATCAAACCCGATCAGAAACATGCACTACCCAGGCGCAGGAGTTGGGGGGCACTGTCTCCCGAAAGACGGCTGGCTGCTCAAATATGGCTTAGACGCTTTTGGAAAGTTCAAGCTTTTCCCAAAAATCATAGTTAGCACAAGAGAAGTCAACGATTCCATGCCAAGGCATGTTGTTGACTTGATAGAAGACGCTTTGGCTGAACATGACAGGAAGTTGAAAGGAGCCAAAGTGGCTATTCTCGGCGTGGCTTTCCTTGAAAACTGCGACGATACCCGCAACACACCCTCAGCTGAAATATACTCTGAACTAAGAAAGCGAGGAGCACAGCCAATACTTCACGATCCAATTGTGCGTGACTTCGATTTGCCATTTACCAAGGACTTGGATGAAGCGCTCTCGAAAGCAGACGCAGTTGTCATTTCCACCAAACACAAGGAGTATCTGAAACTCGACCTGAGCGAACTGAAGACAAAGCTGGCCACACCAGTCTTAGTTGATGGCAGAAATGCTTTTGACGAAGACGCCGCGGTCAGAGCAGGTCTAACGTACAGAGGCGTGGGAAAGGGAACACGCAAATCATAA